tctataaataacaCCGATTTTTATgctgaaaattaaaaataaaaatattgatattattctacttgttattactgataatgcttatcatgataaaaatagggatgataaaattacaatattgataaggTTGGTTGTAAATTATAGGGTAtcaagtaatggtaattataagaaaGATCGGAGTGATGATAcgaatcatgataacaatggttGTAATGATCACCATAATAATTttagtactgatgatgataataataataataatgataatagtcataataataattattataatgataatattaatgacaataataaggataataataataataaaaatagtagcgatgataataataataatgataataataataacaaaaatagtagcgataataataataataatgataatagtaatagtaataaaaatagtagcgataataataataataatgataataataataataataaaaatagtagcgataataataataataaaaatagtagcgataataataataataacaataataatgattattattatcatcattcttttaacaacgatactactactactaatagctataataatagtaataatgataacgacaatgatcatAGAAAtcaaagtaataacgataaatgtAATGGTATGAATAAtacattcataataacaataattagtaatgatagtaataataataatagtaataatgatgaaactaacaaaacaaatgatgataataacaataataacaaatgatgacaataataacaaatgatgataataataacaaatgatgacaataataacaacgacaacaataacaataataatagcaattacaatgataataacaaattataacaataataatgagagcaataacaattatcttcacaatacccaAAACAAATATCAGAACCAACAACCCTTCCCCAAGCCCCCCAACACGAACCCAAACACCCGTGCCACCTGACACCTCGTGGGGCGGGAGGGCGTGCACGGTGCCAGGTGTCATGTGTCAGCCTCGCCTCGTTGGTGCCTTGCCGGGCCCGCGTGTTCCTGTTTGATGTTTCCTTCGCACGGTTTCGGTTCGTTGTGGCACCTGGGGGTACTTGGGGTCACCTGGGGGACACCTGGGGGCAACTAGGGGTACTTAGGGTCACCTGGTGGGCACCTAGGGGTACTTGGGGTCACCTGGGGGCACCTAAGGGTATTTGGGGACACCTGGGGGTATTTGGGGCACCTGGGGGACACCTGGGGGTACTTGGGGCACCTGGGGGTACTTGGGGTCACCTGGGGACATCTGGGGTAACCTGGAGGGCACCTGGCGGTACTTGGGGGCACCTGGGGGTACTTGGGGTCACCTGGGGGACACCTGGGGTCACCTGGAGGGCACCTGGGGGTACTTGGGGTCACCTGGGGGACACCTAGGGGTACTTGGGGGCACCTGGGGGCACCTAGGGGTACTTGGGGGCACCCAGATGACCCCCAGATGACCCCAAGTACCCCTCAAGTACCCACTTGAGGGGTACTTGGGGTCATCTGGGGGACACCTGGGGGCACCTAGGGGCACTCTGCGTGAcgtcaggaggagaaggaaagtggtcatgtatgtataatatatattaatacacacatacatatatttatgtatataaatacacatatagatatattcattcatatatatatatatatatatatatatatatatatatatatatatatatatatatatatacatacatatatacatatatacatatatatatatatatatatatatatatatatatatatatatttatatatatatatatatatatatatatatatatatgtgtgtgtgtgtgtgtgtgtgtgtgtgtgtgtgtgtgtgtgtgtgtgtgtgtgtgtgtgtgtgtgtgtgtgtgtgtgtgtgtgtgtgtgtaagtgtcgtagatagatagatgtgtatatatatatatatatatatatatatatatatatatatatatatatacatatatatatatatacatatatatatgtatatatatatacatgtatacaaatacgtatacatatatatatatatatatatatatatatatatatatatatatatatatatatatatatatatatatatatatatacatatttatatatgagtgtcgtagatagatagatgtatatatatatatatatatatatatatatatatatatatatatatatatatatatatacatgtatacaaatacatatacatatatatatatatatagatatatagatatgtatatatatatatatatatatatatatatatatatatatatatatatatacatgtatacaaatacttataaatatgatatatatacatatatatatatatatatatatatatatatatatatatatatatatacacacacacacacacacacacccacacacacacacacacacacacacacacacacacacacacacatacacacacacacacacacacacacacacacacacatacacacacacacacacacacacacacacacacacacacacacacacacacacacacacacacacacacacacacacacacacatatatatatatatatatatatatatatatatatatatatatatatatgtatatacatatatatatgtatatatatgcatacatatatatttaagtatatatatatacgtatatatatatacgtatatatatatatatatatatatatatatatatatatatatatatatatatatatatatatatatatatatatatatatatatatatatatatatatatacatatgtatgtacatatgaatatacatatatatgtgtatatatgtttatatgaataaatatatgtgtatatatgtttatatatatatacatacatgtacgagtatataaacatatatataaatgtatatatatgtatatatatgtatatatacatatatatatatatatatatatatatatatatatatatatatatatatatatatataaacacacatacattcatgtatgtatatatacacatatatgtatatatacatatatatatatatatatatatatatatatatatatatatataaatatatatatatatatattcatatatacatatatatatatataaatatatatatatatatgtatacatataatatatatatatatatatatatatatatatatatatatatatacatatatatatacatatatatacatatacacatatatatacatatacatataaacatatatatatatatatatatatatatatatatatatatatatatacatatacacacacatatatatatatatacatatacacatatatatacatatatatatatatatacatatacatatatatatatatatgtataaatatatacatatatatatatatttatgtatatatatatatatatatatatatatatttgtatgaataaataaataaatatatatatatatatatatatatatatatatatatatatatatatatatatatatatatatgtataatgtatatataacacacactcacatacacacacacacacacacatacacacatacatatatatgcatatgtatacatatatatgtacacacacacacacacacacacacacacacacacacacacacacacacacacacacacacacacacacacacacacacatatatatatatatatatacatatatatatatatatatatatatatatatatacatatatatatatatacatatatatatatatatatatatatatatatatatacatatatatatacatatatatacatatatatatatatatgtatatatatatatatatatatatatatatatatatatatatatatatgtgtgtgtgtgtgtgtgtgtgtgtgtgtgtatgtgtgtgtgtgtgtgtgtgtgtgtgtgagtgtgggtaaaggaagaaagagagagggagcatagATAAATACCAAATGCATTTCAAAGATAGAAACAGCACGTAGAAGACGACCGGGTGGAGACaaaaaggcagggagggggggaacgaggtggagggggtagggtgagagggggagagaaggggtgagagggggtgagaggaggagagagggggtgagagggggtgagagggggaagagggtgagaggggggggtgagagggggggagagggggagaggggcggtgcGGGGTAGGGTTACAGATGGTTAAAATGTGAGTAGACAAACTCCATGCCATCGGTACCCTGGGGAGGTATGTATGGGGGGTCGTGGGGGGTTGGCggggggtggcgggagggggggtggtgggggagtgggggttggcgaagcaggggggaaggggagagagaataatatatagGAATAACTTAGAAATAACGTCGACAGGTATAAGTTTTCCGTGtggatatatacgtacacaaaacaacacacacacacgtacaaacacagacatttacgtacacaaacacacaaaaaaacacacatacacgtacacatacacacacactcacacacacgaaatacacttgcacacacacatacacacacacacacacacacgtacatacaaacaaagaaaagccAACGAAGcctatcctcaaaaaaaaaaaaaaaaaaaaaaagtaaaaaaaaaaaaatagaaacagacttAAAAAAAGCACAGGTAATGTCCCTATTTTCCCGTCGTGGCATTAAGGGTCGTAGAGCTGATAACAAGACCTATTTCTAACACAGCTGGTGGGTAAACTAGCCCTTAACGACACCTTATCTACGGCCAGGTAGCTACACGATGTTTTAAAAGACTTAAATGTCTTGTTCGGCCTCGGTGAGTTATGGCCGGTCGAAGGAGAAGCCGAGGCCGCCCACACGAGGCGGAAATTCGAACGACGAAATTTTCCTCCTGATAGCCGAGATAAGGGAGGGTTCTGTGGGCGTGTGCGTAAGTGTCTGTGGATGTAGGTATTTACGTATAGACGCacgcacacttatgtatatataggtatagacacacacacacacacacacacacacacacacacacacacacacacacacacacacacacacacacatatatatatatatatatatatatatatacatatatatatatatacatatatatatatatatacacacatatatacaaacatacatatatgaatatatatatatatatatatatatatatatatgtactcatatacatatatagagacacatatacacacacacacacacacacacacacacacacacacacacacacacacacacacacacacacacacacacacatatatatatatatatatatatatatatatatatatatatatatatatgtacatatatacatatacatatatgtacacatacacacacacacacacatacacaatatatatatatatatatatatatatatatatatatatatatatacatatatatacataaacacacacacacacacacacacacacacacacacacacacacacacacacacacacacacacacacacacacacatatatatatatatatacatatatatatacacatatatatatatgtatatgtatatgtatataatataaatgtgtatatatatatatatatatatatatatatatatatatatatatatatatatgtatatatatatatatatatatatatatatatatatatatatatatatatatatatatatatatatatatatatatgtatatatatatgtatatatatatatatatatatatatatatatatatatatatatatatatatatatatatatatatatatatataaatatatatatgtgtgtttgtatatatatatatatatatatatatatatatatatatatatatatatatatatatatatatatacacacatatatacatataaatgtgtgtatatatatatatatatatatatatatatatatatatatatatatatacatatatatatatatatgtatgtatacatatacatatatatatatatatatatatatatatatatatatatatatatatatatatatatatatatatatatatactgtatgcatactTGGATGCAGTtaaatgtgtttatacatatccatatatatgtatgtattacaaatgctgtgtgtgtattatacatacatacatacacaatatacacacacacacacacacacacacacacatacacacacacacacacacacacacacagacacacacacacacacacacacacacacacactatatatatatatatatatatatatatatatatatatatacatatatatatatatatatatatacgcacacacacacacacacacacacacacacacacacacacacacacacacacacacacacacacacacacacacacacacatatatatatatatatatatatatatatatatatatatatatatatatatatatatatatatatatatatatatatatatatatatatatacacacatatatatattatataaaggaagcgagagagagagtgaatatagATACAACCATACCAAATGCATTTcaaagatatgtagatatatgtgtatacacatatatgtctacatacatatatgtgtacacacacacacacacacacacacacacacatacacgcacatacacacacacagacacacacacacagacacacacacacacacacacacatgtagacatatagacatacatatatatatatatatatatatatatatatatatatatatatatatatatatatatatatatatatatatatatatgtatatatatatatacatatatatatacatatatatatatatatatatatatatatatatatatatatatatatatatatatatatatatatatatatatatatatatataggcctatgtatctatgcccacacacacaggtacgcacatacatgttaatatacatatacatatatatatatatatatatatatatatatatatatatatatatatatatatatatatatattcacacgcaaacacccatctcccccccccccccatgtcccccCTCTCGGACGCAGGTCAACGCCCGCCTCGCGCGCCCGCCTGGATCCCCGTGAATCCAAAACGCCGATTTGCTACACGCCCTTTTGCGAGGCGCCGAGGGGCCCTCCGGGGGGGTCGGGGCGGGGCGGTGTTTTCTTATTCGTATTGTCGCAACACATACAGGGGATTTGCctttgtgggcgtgtgtataccttgcatgtatatatgtgtatatatatatatatatatatatatatatatatatatatatatatatatatatgtatacgcatatatacatatatatatatatatatatatatatatatatatatatatatatctatatatatatatatatatatatgtatatatatacatacatatatatatatatgtatatatatatatatatatatatatatatatatatatatatatatatatatatatatatatatatatttgtgtgtgtgtatgtgtgtgtgtgtgtgtgtgtgtatatatatatatatatacttatatatatataaatatatatttatatatatatatatacgcatttatatatatatatatatatatatatatacatatatatatataaatatatacatatatatatatatacatatataaatatatacatatatatatatatatatatatatatatatatatatatatatatatatatatacacacacacacacatatacacagaaacatacatatatgcatatctgtacttatgcatatatataattctgaaaaTGGATAacgaaaaacaccaacaaaaaacactTTCTTGCCCCGAAGACACCTCACAACCGCAGGAAATGCACACGAGAGAAAACCGATCCGATTTCCTTTCGTATCCGGCGCCCAGTCCGcgaacgggggtgggggtggggtggggtggggtggggtgggggtaagggagggagaaggacctgtaagaagatggggggaaaatggggaggggtgagggtaaggggaggaggggggttggaggatgaaggtggggagggaggatggaggggggggggagagggaggagggggtgaaatgggGAGTAAAGAGGGGGGGATATGCGAtaaccgcccccccccacccgtcgAGACCCGAACCCATAGGCCTGACccgacgaaagaggggagagagagagacacgggcaaaagggagaaggaaatgggagaggaggagagagggagaaaggtatagaggagagaaggaggaagagggataaaggtataggggagagaaggaggaagagggggagaaggagggggaaggaggggggggagggagaagggggagcacGTCCGTGAGAGGGCATACAAATGTGATCATTAAAGGGGCAGGGTAACCTATTACCGGTAACCCCGACGTCACCGGGTGCTACAATGCCCCTTACCCGCTCGCCCAGTGGCACCGGTCGTGGGCTGGCCGGTCCGGGTACGTGGGCTGGCCGGGTACGTGAGGGCCGGGCATTTAGTCACTGTCCGAGGAAAAGGGGTTCGGAATGGGCTGTAAGGAGGCGCCGTGGGTAGGCctatgttgggggagagggagggagggggggagggagggagggagggaaggagggagggagggagggagagagagagacgagagagagagagagagagagagagagagagagagagagagagagagagagagagagagagagagagagagagagatacatacatacatacacacacacacacacatagagaggaagaaagagagagagagagagagaggaagaaagagcgagagagagaaagttaaagaaagaatgaaataaagacagagagaggggggagtgaaagaaagagagatggaaagaatgaaagatatagaaagatagagagagaatgtggtgCTGGATGAATAGGTAATTTTACTGCCTACTTACATTTTTCAAGGCTATCAGGATACTTCCTTTTATATAAGTATCTTACAAACTACAGAAATACAGATACTATActaacacccccaaaaaaacacaaacaaatagacggcaagatatacatacacacgcacataaacaaaagcaaaatcgcacacacatagaaacacgtatacatatacacacgacagaagcgaacacacatacatacacacagaaacaaacacatatacgaaCATAAACCCGacaaacacaaaggcaaacaaaaacacatacatacaaacaaaaaagcacacacaaaccgaaaaagcacaataaaacaaaaaatacacaaacccaacaaacacaaacaaaaacacataccgacaaataaacaaaaacacatacctacaaacacaaacaaaaacatacacacacaaacacaaaaaacactcaaatacaaacacaaaaaaaacactcaaagacaaacaaaaagcacacagacaaacaaacacaaacaaaaaaacacccaacTACCCACTCTTTAAAAAATCCAAGGTCTTGCTAGCAAAGGCCTTCCTTCCGAGCATCTAATAGCCATCTTTCAGTCCCACTCAACAGGAATACCTCATGCTTATCTGTAACACACAACACCATAAGTCAGACCACGTGTTTTGTGTTGACATCGATCAGCTGTTGTCGACTCGCTGTTAGTTCGTTATTGTCGAGGGGGGACTATCTTATCGCTGGTTACCCCGTTTTCTTTAGTGTCCTGTTGGTGgctatgattattgtgattattattgtgagGTATGTAGGTTGGAGATTCCTTCTTGGTGGATGGTGGATGGTGGATGTCTTGTAGTTGGTGGTGTTTATTTGGTGTTGTGATTATAATTGGCTGGTTTTAGCACTACTGGTGTTGTTGGAatagttttgtcattattattattgctactactattgttaattataatgataataaagatgataaggatattatcattaccatcatcattattattattactaacattgttatcatGGGTCTACTATTAGTAGCATTACTAGCGCTAGTAACAGAGGAAATAcctataattttcatgataattttagtTGTAATGTTCTTACagtacaacattaataataataatacaacaattatGTTATGGCCTTTACCCCGGGAACGGTAGACTGTAGGTTAACAAATGACAGTTTGTCAGCGACGTAGTTACTAGTTTAAATTCCATTCATAAAATAACCATATAAAGAGATCTAAATAAAGAAACATTCAAAAATAAACTTGTTCACTTTCTATGCAATaacaagcaacaaacacaaaTTGTTAagattgataattgataattaaatCTTACCATAGAGATACCAGGGAAATTTCCTTCCTAACCTTAATGGCGGACTCAAGAAATCTGGTTCATTTTGAGGaaatcatttctttctctataaCAACCCTTCagaatgggaaaggctagatcagcagcaactcgaggatgtgtcatggcatctgttttgatgattgttcaatgaaaatataaccattcaaatctatttttttttcaatcctttttgaaaattgaagagagcaTCCGTAACTTGTGTGACGTCATCTAAATAAGCCACATatgcttcccccccccaaaaaaaaaaaaatagaatcagacgccatgacacctcctctagttgctactgatctagccttcccacCCTCTCAAAATTGCGTTTTCTTGCGTTCTTTCCATCAGAAAAATAAACTGACCACCTTTTTAAACATGGCGCTGGTAAGGCTATGCATCTTTTCAAAAGGGAACTATTATTCCTaaaatatatacgaaaaaaatgtGGATTTATTGCTCCATGAACTTCATTTGTCTTAAACTGAAGTTATTTTTATAAATGCAAACGTCAGTACATCTTGCAAAAATATTTTCACGTGGATTACTGTATtggtaaaagatgataataatgataatgatataaaaatgatattgatataataatgatataaaaatgatattgatataataatgataatgttgacaactattataacaatgataaaaataatagtaataattataataataacaatgataataataacaataacagtagcaatgataatgatgataatgataataaaaatgataataataaaaccaactaCAATACTGAGGatataataaccacaacaacaacaacaacaataatggaaataacataataataccgGTATCCCTCGCCACACTCCACTTTACGCCTGGTGTCCCTTCGACTTTGTTTACGTTTAGCCTTTCCATTCAAATCGCCGGCCTTGAAAAAACGGTTACTTGTTGAAGTTGTTCGTTGGCACATAGTATGTTAGAGCCACATAATGGACTGTTGGAATTTATTGTATG
The nucleotide sequence above comes from Penaeus vannamei isolate JL-2024 chromosome 6, ASM4276789v1, whole genome shotgun sequence. Encoded proteins:
- the LOC138861989 gene encoding uncharacterized protein — translated: MTTFLLLLTSRRVPLGAPRCPPDDPKYPSSVPQVTPSTPRCPPGDPRCPPGDPKYPQVPPSTARCPPGYPRCPQVTPSTPRCPKYPQVSPRCPKYPQVSPNTLRCPQVTPSTPRCPPGDPKYP